The following is a genomic window from Hyphomicrobiales bacterium.
GCTCGCGCCCGGCAAGGCCCTGCTTGCCGATCAACTGCATCGGCAGCGAGCCGTAGATCGCATGGAATGCGATTTCCTGCAGCGCGTCCCGGACGTCCCGGTAAAGATCGAGGTTCTGCGCGATCGTATCCGACATCAGCCGTTCCCAGACGAGGAACGGGTTGCTGGCCGCTGCCGGCCGGCGGTCGGCATGGATCTGATCGGCCAGCACCGCGACAGGCGCGACGAGCGGGTTGCGATCGGACACCAGTGAACGCTCCAGCCGCAGTGGCCGGGTCTTGAAGAATTCCTTGGCGGTATCCCCGGTGACAAGCGCCTGGACGAACGGGCGCGCGAAGTTCTCATAAACCGCAGCGCCAACCTCCGAAACCTTGGCCACGGCCGCGAACATGGCCTCGTCGCCGCGTCCGTCGTCGAGCTTGAGGATGTCCTCGACGGTGCGCGGCGCGAATTTGATGTGCAGCCGGTCGTCGCCTTGCTCCAGTTCCATTTCATAAAGGCCAGGAGGCAAGGCCTCGATGGCCCGCATCGCATCGGTAATCGCGTCATGTTCACGTCCGGCGACCTTCGCGGAGACGAAGATGCCGAGATGGCCGATCGATTCATGGAGCAGATAGACGATCCGCTGGCCGCGCGCCTTGATCTCGTTGACGTCGTGGAAGGTGTCGGAGATCCAGTTCAGAGCCTGCTCGGGCGGCGTGATATTGTCACCATGCGAGGCGAAAACGACAATCGGCGAGCGGATGTTCTTCAAGTCTATGCGCTCATCGCCGAAATAGGCCTGGCCGTAGGACAGCCGGTTTCCGACGAACAAATTCTCGATGATCCAGCGGATCTCTTCTTCGTTCATCATGAAGAAACCACCCCACCAGCGCTCGAACTCGAGGAAGCGCTCCGCCTCGGAATCGACCTTGGCGTAAAGGTTGTAGAGCTTCTTCCAGTACGTATTGGCCGGGTTGAGCGTCTCGAAGTTCTGCACCAAAAGGGACCCGTCGAACACGCCATTGCCGAGGTCGGCCATCAGCATGGCTGACCAGACGCCGCCAACACGCCCGCCGAGGTAGCGCATGGGATTGCGGCCGCTGGTACCGGCCCAATAGGCCATCGGCGCGCCATTGATGGTTATGGGGCCGGTCTTGTCCGGATGGGCGGCGGCGAGCAGCATGCAGCCCCAGCCGCCCTGGCAGTTGCCGATGATGACCGGCTTCTCGCCATGGGGGTGGCGGCGCCGGATCTCGTCGAGGAAGGCTGCCTCGGCCTCACGCACGTCCGCCAAAGTCTGGCCGGGCTCCGGCCATTGCCGGAAGACCACGAAATAGACGGCGTGCCCTTGCTGGAAGGCCTCCCCGACCTGGCTCTCGGGCTTGAAGCCGCCGATGCCAGCGCCATGGCCGGCGCGCGGATCGACGATCATGAAGGGCCGGCGCTTTGGATCGATGGTCACACCCGCGGGAGGCGTGATCACGACCAGCGAATAGTTCACGGGTTTGGGCAGGGTGCGGCCGTCGAGCACCGTCTCATAGGCGAAGTCCAGCACCGGGGGAATGTTGTTGTCGCTATGCTCGTTGAAGGCGTTACCCCGCCGGCGCAAGACATCGAGAACGAGGATCGAGCGCTGCGCTGCATCGACGGCGTAGTCCGTCCACGCATTCCAGGGCGCGCCGGCGACGGCGGCCAGCGCCTCCGAGGTCTTCGCGGAGCGCTCGCCGGCTAGCGTGATCTGCTCGCCGGTCATGCGCTTCGCATGGTCGAACCAGATACGCGAGAGGGCGGTCGCGTTCTCCAACTGATTGGCGAACGCCTTGTTCACAGCTTCAGAGCTCATGGGTGTCCCGGTCCTGCGATATCTGGCCTTGCCGCTGTCGAGCCGGGCCTCTCGGCGGGAACACATCGCGCAAACGCGAGGCCCCGCGTGATCGGCGATCTGCGCGTCAGTCGGCTGCGATGGTGCGAGATGCGTCATCCCCCGCATTGCGCCACAATATCCACATTCCCAATGACGGAGCGATGAAGGTCAGCCAAAGAAAAGATGACGCTGGGAGGTGCCCAATATATTCCCGGTGTCATGTCACAGATCTGACAAGAGGATCGTCGACACAGGTGTTGCAGCGCGGGATGCGTGGCGAACAGCCTCAAGGAGGGCTCTC
Proteins encoded in this region:
- a CDS encoding conserved hypothetical protein (Evidence 4 : Unknown function but conserved in other organisms), which produces MSSEAVNKAFANQLENATALSRIWFDHAKRMTGEQITLAGERSAKTSEALAAVAGAPWNAWTDYAVDAAQRSILVLDVLRRRGNAFNEHSDNNIPPVLDFAYETVLDGRTLPKPVNYSLVVITPPAGVTIDPKRRPFMIVDPRAGHGAGIGGFKPESQVGEAFQQGHAVYFVVFRQWPEPGQTLADVREAEAAFLDEIRRRHPHGEKPVIIGNCQGGWGCMLLAAAHPDKTGPITINGAPMAYWAGTSGRNPMRYLGGRVGGVWSAMLMADLGNGVFDGSLLVQNFETLNPANTYWKKLYNLYAKVDSEAERFLEFERWWGGFFMMNEEEIRWIIENLFVGNRLSYGQAYFGDERIDLKNIRSPIVVFASHGDNITPPEQALNWISDTFHDVNEIKARGQRIVYLLHESIGHLGIFVSAKVAGREHDAITDAMRAIEALPPGLYEMELEQGDDRLHIKFAPRTVEDILKLDDGRGDEAMFAAVAKVSEVGAAVYENFARPFVQALVTGDTAKEFFKTRPLRLERSLVSDRNPLVAPVAVLADQIHADRRPAAASNPFLVWERLMSDTIAQNLDLYRDVRDALQEIAFHAIYGSLPMQLIGKQGLAGREQATAENLLMLPDVRSALDRIEQGTEAEGMVRMLELLSRARGYVRRSRLERELQVFATEQPFSTMDEAGRARLIHEQALIVQFAPDKAKASLPKLLDTPEERERALDLVMRVAGPVETMHPNALALYREFEAMLGRHPTAAGTSDAAEQAA